Genomic segment of Gloeocapsa sp. PCC 7428:
CTCGCGGATGGTCGCAATTTTACCGCCGAGTTGATTGGTGATGACCCTGATACCGATTTAGCCGTGATTAGAATTGATGCACCCAATCTTGTCGCTGCTAAATTAGGAGATTCGCAATCGTTACGCGCAGGACAATTGGCGATCGCAATTGGTAATCCCTACGGCTTCCAAACAACAGTAACCACAGGTGTCATTAGTGCTTTAGGGCGATCGTTTCGTTCGCGTTCCGGTCGCTTGATCGATAATATCATTCAAACTGATGCCGCCTTGAACCCTGGTAACTCTGGCGGACCACTCGTAACATCGCACGGTGAAGTGATTGGTGTCAATACAGCCGTGATTATGTCCGCACAAGGTATTTGTTTTGCTGTACCGATTAATACTGCCAAGATGATTATCGGTTCATTGATACGCGATGGTAAGGTTCGGCGTGGTTACATTGGTATCGGTGGGCAAAATGTGCCGCTACCGCGTCGCGTTGTGCTATTTCATGAATTATCGCGCTTTAGTGGCGTGTTGGTAATTTCCACTGAAGAAAATAGCCCCGCCCAAAAAGCAGGGTTACAAGAAGGCGATGTAATTGTAGGAATTAATCAGCAACCGATCGCAAATATTGACGATTTGCACAAATTATTAACACACGATCAAGTCGGAGTGCGATCGCAACTCATAATTCTCCGCCACTCTCAAAAGCTACTTGTGGATATTGTGCCTGAAGAATCGCCAACCAAGTGATTAGTGACTAGTGGCTAATGCTTCCCTAAGTTTTTCAAGGTGCGATCGCTGTACTCAATTACCAGTAACATAGAGGTGCGATCGCCTCTAATTCAATTTCTGCATCGGGTGACATCTCTTGGTTAAACTTTCACTTACCAGAGAGTCAATATGAAGTTCAAATCTTTGCTCGTTGTCTGTGGCTTGTTACTTTTATTCAACGTCAAACCTGGTAGTGGCAATGAAAATGAATTAGGTGCGATTAAAAGTGATAATGCACAAGTAGAAAAACTCGTTGGTGGCCATAAGTTTCTCGAAGGACCACTTTGGCATCCAGATGGTTTTCTGTTATTTAGTGATACCCCAGCAAATACAATTTATAAATTGTCATCTAACGGCAAAGTAGAAGTTTTTCGCAGACCTGCGGGATATCCTAACGGTAATACTGTAGACCGCGAGGGTAGACTCGTCTCCGCACAACACGATCGCAGCGTCACCCGCACCGAACAAAACGGCAAAGTTGTAACTTTAGCAACACGCTATTTAGGGAAAAAGCTGAATAGTCCTAATGACATCGTTGTCAAATCAGATAACAGCATTTATTTTACCGATCCGCCCTTTGGTATTCGTAAACCTTATGCAGTGCAAGAACAACCCGAAGAACTTGGTTTTTATGGAGTTTATCGATTGACAGAAGATGGACAATTAACGCTGCTTGTCAAAGATATGGCGCTACCGAATGGGCTGGCGTTTTCACCGGATGAAAAACGTTTGTATATTAATGATTCGCAACAAGGTAACATTCGTGTATTTGATGTCAAAGCTGATGGAACTTTAGCAAATGGTCGAGTGTTTGCAGATTTGAATGTTCCAGGAAAAGAAAGGTTAGCGGATGGAATAAAAGTAGACGCGTGCGGAAATGTTTATTCAACCGGACCCGAAGGCGTTTGGATTTTTTCACCACAAGGTAAACTCTTAGGCAAGATTTCTGTACCCGAAGGAACAACAAACATCGCTTGGGGCGGGAAAGATTACAAAACACTGTACATCACAACTTATACAAGTCTCTACCAAATTCCGCTCAATGTTGCAGGTGTTCCACTCGGTAAAAAGTAAAGTATGCGATCGCTTTTCCTTAACCTAGAAGACTTAGATTCTGTAATATCTTTTGGTTTGAGCCTATGACACCAATTCGCATTTTAATGCAAACAACGATTCCTCCAAGTGAGGATGACTGGACAATTGATCGCTTTTCGTTACTACGCGACTACCTAGCTTCGTTAGCCGACGAAACTGGGAAACCACTTTATGAAGTCACGGCGCGTAACCGCGAATCTAATTCTGACGATCCGATTTTGAGCAATCTTGATCATTCTGATTTTGACGAACTGTGGTTATTTGCGGTAGATATTGGTGGTGGACTTACCGAAAAAGAATGTCAAGCGATCGCAGAATTTCGCCGACAGGGTAAAGGGCTTTTAATCGCACGCGATCACCAAGATTTAGGGTCATCAATTTGCAATCTTGACGGTGTTGGTATTGCAAACTATTTTCATACGCGCAACCCAGATCCTGATGAATCGCGACGCTGCAATGACGATCCTTACACAACATATATTTCATGGCCTAACTATCATTCAGGTAGCAACGGCGACTATCAAAAAATTACACCAACTGAACCAATTCACGAACTGCTACACAACCCCGCGTCACCATCTGGGGTTGTTGAGTTTTTCCCCGCGCATCCTCACGAAGGTGGTGTCGGACTTGCTTCTAATTTAGAAAATGCGAGAGTCATCGCTACAGGTACTAGTAAAGTTACAGGTCGTCCGTTTAACCTAGCAGTTGTTTTCGATCGCACTCAGAATGACAATGGTAAAATACTCGGACGCGCTGTCACCGAGTCAACTTTTCACCACTTCTGCGATTACAACTGGGATGTAGACATGGGCTGTCCTAGCTTTGTTGACGAACCACCAGGAGAAGGAATGAAGCTTGAACCGCGTGCCTTGGCAGATATCAAAACTTATGTTCGTAATATCGCTGCATGGCTTGCACCTATAAAAAAATAATTTGCCTTTACTAGATTTTTTCAATTTTGTCAAGTCATCTGACAAGGAGCGAGGGAAATACACTTTAAAATTCCTTCAGGGGTGGGTCTCAAGCCCACCAAACAGCGAAAAAATTATGTGGAGAGGCACTTTGTGCCAACACATAAGGCGTCCTTATTTTAATCCCACAGCTTTAGTCGTGGGTTCCCTCACCCCTCGCTCCTCGCTCCTCACCCCTCTGAAAACGATTTTCTAGTTTTTGATTGCCCAGCACATATATTCATGGAAAAACAATGGCAAATAAATTAGATGGAAAAGTTGCGCTGATTACGGGTGCGTCTTCTGGAATTGGTGAAGCCTCGGCGTTAGCATTAGCTGCGGATGGCGCAAAGGTAGTTTTAGCCGCACGTCGTCTCGACCGTTTGGAGAAATTAGTTAGCCAAATTAAAGATAGTGGGAAAGAAGTGATCGCAATTCCAACGGATATCACCGATCAAGCCCAAATAACCGAGATGGTGCAAAAAGCCAATGCTAATTTTGGTAGTGTAGACATCTTGATTAATAATGCAGGTGTCATGCTTACAGGATTCGTTGATGGTGCAGATACCTCTGACTGGCGGCGGATGGTCGATATCGATCTTTTAGGTCTAATGTATGCTACTCATGCAGCTTTGCCAATTATGAAAGCACAAGGCAGCGGGCATATTATTAATATTGCCTCAGTAGCAGGTCGGCAGACTTTTGCCAATTTTGCAGTTTACAACGCAGTCAAGTTTGGTGTTGTTGCGTTTAGCGAGGCACTGCGTAAAGAAGTGTACCAAAATAAAATTCGCGTAACTGTCATTGAACCTGGTGCCGTTGCTACCGAATTAACTGATCGCATTACAGACCAAGAATCTAAGCAGCAAGTTGAAGGAATGTATCAATCGATAACGCCCTTAGAAAGTGAAGATATTGCCAATGCCATTGTTTACGCTGTAACGCAGCCCGCACGGGTAAACGTGAGCGAAATTCTGATAATGCCAACAGAACAGGTGTTGTAAAAACGTTAACAGTTACCTACCACCAAACAACAAGCTAACACTCGTGACGCTGGGGAATATGGATGGAAACCGCAGATGCGATCGTAATTGGTAGCGGACAAGTGTGATGATTAAAGGTACGCGATCGCTGTGTCTACTTCGTCTTTGAGCTAGATGTTGCTCTTGTGCGGCTACTCGAACCGCTACGAGTTGTTTTCTTCGCAGTGGTTGACTTTGTAGTTGCTTTACCATTACTGCTTGTGGAAGACTTGCGACGAGTTGATTTAGAACTTTTGGTCTTCGTTGCTAACAGTTCGAGTGCGGTAGCAAGCGTCATATCTTCTACCGATTTACCTTCGGGTAGACCAACGTTAGTTTTACCATGTTTAACATACGAACCATAAGGACCGTCATAGATATTCACGGGTTCTCCGTCGTCAGGGTGCGTACCAAGTTCTTTTAATGGTGCTTTGGTTTTGCTACGACCGCTACCGCGTCCTTTTTTTGGTTCCGATAGCAACTCTAAAGCGCGCTCTAAAGTCACCGTAAACACATCGTCCCCAGCTTTGAGCGAACGATAATCTTTTCCTTCTTTTCCTTGGTCATGCGCGACGTATGGACCAAAAGGACCAATTGAAGCTTGGATTTTACCACCCGTTGCGGGATGAGTTCCCAATAACCGAGGTAAAGATAAAAGCCCGACAGCCTGATCGAGGGTGAGGTTTTCGATTGTTACTCCCTTTGGTAAAGATGATCTTTTCGGTTTAGGATTTTCTTCGGTAGCTTCTCCAAGTTGAATATAAGGACCGCGACTACCAATGAGTACATAAATCGGTTCTCCGGTTTCAGGATGGCGACCTAATTGATCGGGACCTTCGGTTTTTTGCCGAAGTAATACCTCGACTTGTTCGGGATCTAAATCTGCGGGGTTAATGTTGTTAGGAATTGAAGCTGTGACAACTCCATCGCCGTTTTCTACTTCAATGTAGGGACCAAATTTACCGATGCGGACTTTAGCGGCTAAGTCTTCGAGTTCTACTGTGCGGGCTGTATTCGGGTCAATTTGGTTTTCGCGTTCTTTAACAAGCGTTTCTAACCCCGAATCGCCCAAATAAAATTCTCGCAAGTAAGGTAGCCACTCCGCTTCACCTGTGGCAATATCATCTAAGGTTTGCTCCATTCTGGATGTAAAGCTAGTGTTGACCAAATCAGGGAAATGTTTTTCTAGTAATCCTGTGACGGCAAAAGCAGTAAATGTAGGCACTAACGCGTTACTGACAAGTTGAGCATAACCACGGTCAATAATCGTGCCAATAATACTTGCATAGGTACTCGGACGACCGATTCCCTCACTTTCTAGCGTTTTGACTAAAGAGGCTTCGGTATAGCGCGCAGGTGGCTGCGTTTCGTGTTTGATTGCTTCGAGTTTTTTACAATTCGGGCGATCGCCTACTTTCAAATTAGGCAAAATCACTTCCTGATCTTCTAACGCCGCTTCAGGATCGTCAGAACCTTCGACATACGCGCGTAAGTATCCTGGAAAATCAATCCGCTTACCACTCGACCGAAATCCCGCCTCTTCGACTTGCAAATGCATCACAATTTGCGTTTGCTTCGCATCTGCCATTTGGCTCGCAACTGTACGCTTCCAAATCAAGTCATACAGTGATAGTTCGCGTCCGCTTAAACCTGTTTCTTGCGGTGTTCTAAACGTACTTCCCGCCGGACGAATTGCTTCGTGGGCTTCTTGTGCGCCTTTACTCTTAGTCGTGTATTGTCGGGGTGAGGGACTGAGGTATTGCTTACCGTAAAGTTGTTCAACACAAGTTCGCGCAGCTGCGATCGCCTGATCCGATAAATGCACCGAATCGGTACGCATATAGGTAATATACCCTTGCTCGTACAAACTTTGCGCTGTGCGCATTGTATCGCGTGCTGAGAGCCTTAATTTTCGGTTAGCTTCTTGTTGCAAGGTTGAAGTTGTAAACGGTGGTGCAGGCTTGCGCGTCACCGGACGTTCTTCTAAATCGGTAACTTGCCAAGGTTTTCCTTTAAGGCGGTCTTTTAAAGCTTTTGCTTCGGCTTCATTGAGCAAAACAACTTTGCGCCCAGCAATTAATTTGCCAGTTGCTTCGTCAAAATCGCTACCATTGGCGACTTTGGTTCCTCCCAATGTGACCAAGCGCGATTCAAAGGCATTTTTAGACGCGAGCCCGTCACTTTCTGCCTCTAATTCTGCTTTTAGATCCCAGTACGTCGCTTGACGAAACGCTCGACGCTGACGTTCTTTTTCCACCAACAACCGCACTGCTACCGATTGTACCCGCCCTGCTGATAAGCCCCAAGCAATTTTCTTCCACAGCAGCGGTGATAACGTATAACCCACAAGCCGATCTAAAATTCTTCTTGTTTCTTGGGCGCGGACAAGTTGCTCGTCAACATCGCGACAATTCTTCAACGCCTTGCGGATCGCATCTTGTGTAATTTCATGAAATACCATCCGCTTAATCGGTACTTTGGGCTTAAGTAGCTGCAATAAATGCCAACTTATGCTTTCACCCTCGCGGTCTTCGTCTGTCGCGAGTACTAATTCGTCTGCACTTTTCAGCGCTTCTTTCAGTTGAGTAACGACCTTCTTTTTGTCCTTCGGGACGATATACAACGGTTCAAAGTCAGCATCCACATTAACACCCAGCTGCGCCCATTTTTCGCCTTTCACCGCTGCGGGGATATCGCTAGCCGACTGCGGAAGGTCGCGGATATGACCCATAGACGCTTCCACGCGATAACCGTTTGGCAAGTAGTTACGAATGGTACGGGCTTTTGTGGGAGATTCGACAATGACCAGAGTTGACATGGGTTCTTGGAGATAAAAATAGCAGCTAGGCTAAACAGACAACTTTAAGGAAATTGCCTCATTTGTCAAGAGGCATGGTTGAAGAACGAGAGCAGAAGTTTGACGACTCTTAATTTAGGTTTACATCTAAATTGCACTCTTCAATAGTGATACCCCTAGATCTCTAGGTTATAACTAACAAATCTACATCCGACAAAAGTTACTCAAGTAACTAAGCTGAATGTAAATTGAGCAATAACGAACTCGTCCGCGTGGATGTAAATAATGTTACTAATTTGTCATAGAATATACGTAAAAAATGTGTTTCAGCTTGACTGGACATGATGCGAGGAAGTTGAAAAAGCATATTATTCTCATTTGTAACATCACATAAACAGCTTGTGTCATGAATACAATCTCCTCATCAAGTTTGGTATGTGTTTGCAGCTTGCTTCGGTGTTGCCAAATATTTTAGCGATCGCACTGCAAATGCCAAGAACACGCAGCAACTTCATTCACTTCAAATAATCAAGATAAAATAAAGCCAAATCCATACTAGGCAGACTTTATGGCAACCCAACTAGAGCAAACCAAAGCGCCACAACTGGTGATATCGTGGGAAGCGTTGCCCGATGACTTTCAACTCGAAGACGAGCCAGTGGAAAATACAGGTCAACCCCTGCTCACAGGTGCGTTGCGTGAAAGTTTAGAAATCAGTGGTTTCATTCAGCCGCAGATGTTGATTGCGTCGAATTTTGGTCTGTGCGCGACTGTGAATGGGCAATTCGTGATCAAAGCACCCGATTGGGTATATGTTCCGCGTGTCAATCAAGCGCTATGCGATCGCAAAAGCTACACCCCCAATCTCGAAGGCGATGTTCCCCAAGTGGTGATGGAATTCTTATCCGACACTGACGGACAAGAATATTCAGTCAAGCGCACTTATCCACCAGGAAAGTGGTTTTTTTACGAGCAAATATTACAAGTTCCGATTTATGTAATTTTTGACCCCAATGATGGATTATTAGAGTTTTATCAACTCGAAAACGGACGCTATGAACTCAAGCAACCCGATGAAAATGGTCGTCATTGGATTGATGCCATGAATTTATTTCTCGGAACTTGGCAAGGAACAAAAGAAGCCCGCACAGGGTATTGGTTGCGGTGGTGGGATGGCGCAGGTAATTTGTTACCTTGGGCGGTGGAAATGATTGAAATTGAGCGTCAACGCGCTGAAATTGAACGCCAGCAAAAAGAACGACTGATTACTTTTTTGCGATCGCAGGGTATTGATCCTAACGATTTACCGACAGATTAAATATTTGTGAACCGATCGCTTTTTACAACCGTAATGTCTTTTCACATTTTCAGCTATAAAAGATATGAGATAATTTCTCAATAAATTTGAGAATATACTTAACTAAAATGAGGAAAATTTATACGAGTAAGGAGTGGCCAGAAATCGAGGAAGAGGGTTATCGAAATGGCAAGGTTATTTACCATGATGATGATATTGAAAGTGTTGAAATTTGGCAACATCCACTTCAAAAAGGGTTAGTAAGTGCGACTCCACTTTGCCTAGGACTTCAAACTGATATTGTTAACGTTGAGTATCCAGAGACTTATGCAAATGATTGTCTAGAGACAGATGCTACCGGATACCCTACGATAACTCTGGTTTTTCGGAGTGCTGGGGTGCAATTAGAGCAAATTTTTGGTGTGAATGAAGATGCTTGCGAACAGTCTGGCGAAAGCTATTTATTTTACTATCCCGTAGAAACGCGAGAAATTGAGACACACATTGCAGGACAAGATATAAATGTCAGAGTTCGCCTACAACCGCACTTGCTGCGATTACTGAGTAAAGGTCAGGAAACACATTTACCTTGCTTGCTTAAACCATTTTTGGAAACTGACACACCACCTTCATTTTATCAATCATTGGGCAAGATGACTCCGGCGATGCAAGTAGCATTGCAGCAATTACTACATTGTCCATTTCAAGGCATCATGCGACGTACTTATTTAGAAGCAAAAACACTCGAATTGATTACTTTGCAATTGGCTCAACTGTTTAACGATGGTACACCTTCGTATCAAAAGGCTAATTTGAAAAGCAGTGATCTTGAACGCATCTATCAAGCGAGAGATATTCTAATTCAAAATTATACAAATCCACCTTCATTGGTTGAATTAGCACGACGAGTGCAGTTAAACGATCGCAAACTTAAGCAAGGATTTCGCCAAATCTTCGATAACACAGTATTTGGCTACTTGCACGATTATCGTTTAGAGAAAGCTTGTCAACTTCTCATCGAAGACCGAATGACTGTAGCAGAGGTGTCTTATGCGGTGGGGTTTGCCAATAGAGGTTACTTTGCGGCGGCATTTCGCAAGAAGTTTGGCATAAATCCCAGTGATTATCAAGCACACTGGCGCAAAAAGTCCGCCTAGCGATCGCATTTGACCTTGTAGAGATCACCTAAAGTCGCAAAATAGCCTATTGTAACTACGAGTTATTGAAATTCAGTTGCAAGTGTTTAGTGCGATCGTGGTGTGTAGAGCTATAGGTCATAAATATCAAATTCTGGTCGCCATCGGTGCGATCTCAATTCTGGCGGTCAAACCTGCTCAAGCAGATTCTTTAGAGCGCATTCAGGATATTATTCATCCTCCAACAAGTGCAGCCCTGCTAGCTCAAAATGGTTTCACAGTTGTACAAGTAACAGGAGTTCAAGTCAATCCCACCGATAAAGGGATAGAAGTCATTCTACAGACTTTGTTAGGAGAACAGTTACAAATTACAAATCGCAGTGTTGCTAATAACTTCATTGTCGATATTCCTAATGCTCAATTGCGTTTAGCGAGTGGCGATAGTACATTCCGTTCAGAAAAACCAATCGCAGGAATCGCTGAGATAGCAGTTACTAACTTTGATGCTAATACTATCCGCGTGACCGTGACAGGTGAAGCGGGAATCCCAGTTGTAGAGTTGTTTGACAGTCCAGAGGAAGGTTTAATTTTCTCTGTTACGAGTACAGTAGCTGCCACGCCTTCACAACCATCAACTCAAGATAATGACACGATTGAATTGGTGGTGACAGGTGAACAAGATGGATATCGCGTACCGAATGCAACCACAGCAACTAGAACTGATACGCCATTGCGTGATATTCCTGGTTCGATTCAAGTGATTCCGCGTCGCGTCTTAGAAGACCAAAAAACGACGCGCCTACAAGACGCATTAGAGAACGTTAGTGGTGTACGTAAAGAAGGTAACTACGGAGGTACATCTGCTGGTGGATATAATATTCGTGGCTTCGCCCAAGATGGAAATTTCCGCAATGGATTTTCTGACAATGACTTTTATTCCTTGGTAGACCCAGCTAATATTGAGCGCATTGAGGTTCTCAAAGGACCTGCTTCGGTTTTATTTGGTCAAGCTGAACCAGGAGGAATTATCAATGTTGTCACCAAACAACCCCTTGGTACTCCTTATTATTCAGCTGAATTTAACCTTGGCAATTATGCATTTTATCGCTTCAGTTTTGATTTATCAGGTCCCCTCACCGATCATGATTTGCTATTGTATCGGTTGAATTTGGCTTATCAAAATTCTGGAAGTTTTCGAGATTATAACTTTCTAGAACGTGTATTTGTGGCACCTGTCGTTACCTGGAATATTAGCGATCGCACCTCACTAACTTTTGACTTAGAATACCAGAACAACAATTATCTTTTTGATCGCGGACTTCCATCACTCGGCGATCGACCTGCTCCTATTCCTATTAGTCGCTTCATCGGTTTACCCCATGTTTATGACGATAGCACTTTGCGGATTGGCTATCGATTTGAGCATGAATTTAGTCAGGATTGGCAACTACGTAATGCGTTTTCTTTTGTTTCTGGCAAATCATCTGGTACTTATGCCTATGGTGGCTATGAACTCATTGATGACCAGTTTGCCCCAATATACGTGAGTCGCGATGAGTTCACACGAGACATTTATACCTTGCAAACAGAATTAGTTGGACGTTTCAATACAGGATCGATTGTTCATCAACCTTTAATCGGGGTGGAATTAAGACGAAATGTATGGAATTACACCTCATTTGATGTCGCAGATCCCATACTACTCGATATTTTTAATCCTAATTATGATGTAGAATTACCTGCTACACCAGATGAAAGTACTTTCGCTTACACAACTCGTAGAGATACTTTAGGAATTTACATCCAAGATCAAATTACTTTTGCAGATAATTTCAAGGTTCTACTTGGTGGACGCTTTGATGCATTTTACCGTAGAGATGACTTCGGAACACTTGAAGAAGAATCCCTCACTGCTTTTACTCCCCGTGTTGGAATTGTTTACCAGCCAATTCTACCGATTTCGCTTTACGCCAGTTATACTCAATCGTTTCAACCCGATCGCTTCTTTGGTCGTTCAGCAGCTACAAACGAACCCTTTGAACCCACAGAAGGAACGCAGTATGAAGTAGGTATTAAAGCAGATTTTAGCGAACAAATTGCAGCAACTCTAGCAGCCTTTGAGATTACCAAAAGCAATGTTCTTACCCCCGATCCCAACGATCCTGATATTTCCATACAGGTGGGAGAACAAAGAAGTAGAGGTATTGAATTAGATATTGGCGGTGAAATTTTACCTGGTTGGAATATTATTGCATCCTACACGTATACCGACGCAATTACCTCGAAAGATAACAATATTCCCGTGGGTAATCGACTGATTAATGTTCCCGAACACGCGGCGAGTTTATGGACAACCTACGAACTTCAAAGCGGTGATTTAAAAGGCTTGGGCTTTGGCTTAGGGCTTTACTATGTGGGAGATAGATTCGCTGATTTAGAAAACACCAGCGTTTTACCGAGTTATTTTAGAACAGATTCAGCCGTTTATTATAGACAAGATAACTGGAGGTTAGCACTGAATTTCCGCAATCTTTTCAATGAAACTTATTATGAGACATCTCAAGGCAGAAATACAATCTATCCTGGCGCACCTTTTACTGTCATCGGATCGTTTTCGATTCAGTTTTGACCTTGATTTTTATTAAGTCCAAAATGTTTTTAAAATGCTGCAAAGCGATCGCATTATACAAATATACTACCTGGTTTTTGCTAACAGCTATCTTGATGACAGCTTGTCATACGGGTAGCTCCCAAAAATTTAATTTGGATGAGCGATCGCTATCTCCGGATTGTCGAGTTGTAGAAAATACCGTTGGGAAAACTACGATTTGTGGTACACCTCAAAAAGTAGCAGCCTTAGAACCAAAAATGCTAAGTATGATGCTCGCGCTTGATGTGCAACCTGCTGCTTACGCCGATGCTTATTTGGTGCGCTCTCCCCAATTTGACAATCCTAGCAAACAGATTCCTTACTTAGGCAATTTTGTCACAAGT
This window contains:
- a CDS encoding S1C family serine protease, coding for MKNLQLVSNDFENEGMQTSPATNPIADEQLLDAYSQAVISVVEKVSPAVVNIDVHRQVQSRRRNNQTFMQEVRGNGSGFVFTQDGYILTNSHVVHDATKIEVTLADGRNFTAELIGDDPDTDLAVIRIDAPNLVAAKLGDSQSLRAGQLAIAIGNPYGFQTTVTTGVISALGRSFRSRSGRLIDNIIQTDAALNPGNSGGPLVTSHGEVIGVNTAVIMSAQGICFAVPINTAKMIIGSLIRDGKVRRGYIGIGGQNVPLPRRVVLFHELSRFSGVLVISTEENSPAQKAGLQEGDVIVGINQQPIANIDDLHKLLTHDQVGVRSQLIILRHSQKLLVDIVPEESPTK
- a CDS encoding SDR family NAD(P)-dependent oxidoreductase; the protein is MANKLDGKVALITGASSGIGEASALALAADGAKVVLAARRLDRLEKLVSQIKDSGKEVIAIPTDITDQAQITEMVQKANANFGSVDILINNAGVMLTGFVDGADTSDWRRMVDIDLLGLMYATHAALPIMKAQGSGHIINIASVAGRQTFANFAVYNAVKFGVVAFSEALRKEVYQNKIRVTVIEPGAVATELTDRITDQESKQQVEGMYQSITPLESEDIANAIVYAVTQPARVNVSEILIMPTEQVL
- the topA gene encoding type I DNA topoisomerase, which encodes MSTLVIVESPTKARTIRNYLPNGYRVEASMGHIRDLPQSASDIPAAVKGEKWAQLGVNVDADFEPLYIVPKDKKKVVTQLKEALKSADELVLATDEDREGESISWHLLQLLKPKVPIKRMVFHEITQDAIRKALKNCRDVDEQLVRAQETRRILDRLVGYTLSPLLWKKIAWGLSAGRVQSVAVRLLVEKERQRRAFRQATYWDLKAELEAESDGLASKNAFESRLVTLGGTKVANGSDFDEATGKLIAGRKVVLLNEAEAKALKDRLKGKPWQVTDLEERPVTRKPAPPFTTSTLQQEANRKLRLSARDTMRTAQSLYEQGYITYMRTDSVHLSDQAIAAARTCVEQLYGKQYLSPSPRQYTTKSKGAQEAHEAIRPAGSTFRTPQETGLSGRELSLYDLIWKRTVASQMADAKQTQIVMHLQVEEAGFRSSGKRIDFPGYLRAYVEGSDDPEAALEDQEVILPNLKVGDRPNCKKLEAIKHETQPPARYTEASLVKTLESEGIGRPSTYASIIGTIIDRGYAQLVSNALVPTFTAFAVTGLLEKHFPDLVNTSFTSRMEQTLDDIATGEAEWLPYLREFYLGDSGLETLVKERENQIDPNTARTVELEDLAAKVRIGKFGPYIEVENGDGVVTASIPNNINPADLDPEQVEVLLRQKTEGPDQLGRHPETGEPIYVLIGSRGPYIQLGEATEENPKPKRSSLPKGVTIENLTLDQAVGLLSLPRLLGTHPATGGKIQASIGPFGPYVAHDQGKEGKDYRSLKAGDDVFTVTLERALELLSEPKKGRGSGRSKTKAPLKELGTHPDDGEPVNIYDGPYGSYVKHGKTNVGLPEGKSVEDMTLATALELLATKTKSSKSTRRKSSTSSNGKATTKSTTAKKTTRSGSSSRTRATSSSKTK
- a CDS encoding SMP-30/gluconolactonase/LRE family protein, coding for MKFKSLLVVCGLLLLFNVKPGSGNENELGAIKSDNAQVEKLVGGHKFLEGPLWHPDGFLLFSDTPANTIYKLSSNGKVEVFRRPAGYPNGNTVDREGRLVSAQHDRSVTRTEQNGKVVTLATRYLGKKLNSPNDIVVKSDNSIYFTDPPFGIRKPYAVQEQPEELGFYGVYRLTEDGQLTLLVKDMALPNGLAFSPDEKRLYINDSQQGNIRVFDVKADGTLANGRVFADLNVPGKERLADGIKVDACGNVYSTGPEGVWIFSPQGKLLGKISVPEGTTNIAWGGKDYKTLYITTYTSLYQIPLNVAGVPLGKK
- a CDS encoding TonB-dependent siderophore receptor, yielding MFSAIVVCRAIGHKYQILVAIGAISILAVKPAQADSLERIQDIIHPPTSAALLAQNGFTVVQVTGVQVNPTDKGIEVILQTLLGEQLQITNRSVANNFIVDIPNAQLRLASGDSTFRSEKPIAGIAEIAVTNFDANTIRVTVTGEAGIPVVELFDSPEEGLIFSVTSTVAATPSQPSTQDNDTIELVVTGEQDGYRVPNATTATRTDTPLRDIPGSIQVIPRRVLEDQKTTRLQDALENVSGVRKEGNYGGTSAGGYNIRGFAQDGNFRNGFSDNDFYSLVDPANIERIEVLKGPASVLFGQAEPGGIINVVTKQPLGTPYYSAEFNLGNYAFYRFSFDLSGPLTDHDLLLYRLNLAYQNSGSFRDYNFLERVFVAPVVTWNISDRTSLTFDLEYQNNNYLFDRGLPSLGDRPAPIPISRFIGLPHVYDDSTLRIGYRFEHEFSQDWQLRNAFSFVSGKSSGTYAYGGYELIDDQFAPIYVSRDEFTRDIYTLQTELVGRFNTGSIVHQPLIGVELRRNVWNYTSFDVADPILLDIFNPNYDVELPATPDESTFAYTTRRDTLGIYIQDQITFADNFKVLLGGRFDAFYRRDDFGTLEEESLTAFTPRVGIVYQPILPISLYASYTQSFQPDRFFGRSAATNEPFEPTEGTQYEVGIKADFSEQIAATLAAFEITKSNVLTPDPNDPDISIQVGEQRSRGIELDIGGEILPGWNIIASYTYTDAITSKDNNIPVGNRLINVPEHAASLWTTYELQSGDLKGLGFGLGLYYVGDRFADLENTSVLPSYFRTDSAVYYRQDNWRLALNFRNLFNETYYETSQGRNTIYPGAPFTVIGSFSIQF
- a CDS encoding AraC family transcriptional regulator, which produces MRKIYTSKEWPEIEEEGYRNGKVIYHDDDIESVEIWQHPLQKGLVSATPLCLGLQTDIVNVEYPETYANDCLETDATGYPTITLVFRSAGVQLEQIFGVNEDACEQSGESYLFYYPVETREIETHIAGQDINVRVRLQPHLLRLLSKGQETHLPCLLKPFLETDTPPSFYQSLGKMTPAMQVALQQLLHCPFQGIMRRTYLEAKTLELITLQLAQLFNDGTPSYQKANLKSSDLERIYQARDILIQNYTNPPSLVELARRVQLNDRKLKQGFRQIFDNTVFGYLHDYRLEKACQLLIEDRMTVAEVSYAVGFANRGYFAAAFRKKFGINPSDYQAHWRKKSA
- a CDS encoding Uma2 family endonuclease, whose amino-acid sequence is MATQLEQTKAPQLVISWEALPDDFQLEDEPVENTGQPLLTGALRESLEISGFIQPQMLIASNFGLCATVNGQFVIKAPDWVYVPRVNQALCDRKSYTPNLEGDVPQVVMEFLSDTDGQEYSVKRTYPPGKWFFYEQILQVPIYVIFDPNDGLLEFYQLENGRYELKQPDENGRHWIDAMNLFLGTWQGTKEARTGYWLRWWDGAGNLLPWAVEMIEIERQRAEIERQQKERLITFLRSQGIDPNDLPTD